In Streptomyces capitiformicae, one genomic interval encodes:
- the rpoZ gene encoding DNA-directed RNA polymerase subunit omega yields the protein MSSSISAPEGIINPPIDELLEATDSKYSLVIYAAKRARQINAYYSQLGEGLLEYVGPLVDTHVHEKPLSIALREINAGLLTSEAVEGPA from the coding sequence GTGTCCTCTTCCATCTCCGCGCCCGAGGGCATCATCAACCCGCCGATCGACGAGCTCCTCGAGGCCACCGACTCGAAGTACAGCCTCGTGATCTACGCGGCCAAGCGTGCCCGCCAGATCAACGCGTACTACTCGCAGCTCGGCGAGGGCCTCCTCGAGTACGTCGGTCCCCTCGTCGACACGCACGTCCACGAGAAGCCGCTCTCGATCGCCCTGCGTGAGATCAACGCGGGTCTGCTGACGTCCGAGGCCGTCGAGGGCCCCGCGTAA
- the coaBC gene encoding bifunctional phosphopantothenoylcysteine decarboxylase/phosphopantothenate--cysteine ligase CoaBC, with protein MGKPKVVLGVSGGIAAYKACELLRRLTESGHDVRVVPTESALHFVGAATWSALSGHPVSTEVWDGVHEVPHVRIGQEADLVVVAPATADMLAKAAHGLADDLLTNTLLTARCPVVFAPAMHTEMWEHPATQENVATLRRRGALVIDPAVGRLTGVDTGKGRLPDPVEIFEICRRVLARGVTQPDLVGRHVVVSAGGTREPLDPVRFLGNRSSGKQGYALARTAAARGARVTLIEANTGLPDPAGVDIVRVGTAVQLREAVLKAAPDADVVVMAAAVADFRPENYATGKIKKRDGQEPEPIVLVRNPDILAEISTDRSHPGQVIVGFAAETDDVLANGRAKLRRKGCDLLVVNEVGERKTFGSEENEAVVLGADGSETLVPYGPKEALAETVWDLVASRLG; from the coding sequence GTGGGCAAGCCGAAGGTCGTTCTGGGGGTCAGCGGTGGGATCGCCGCTTACAAGGCGTGCGAGCTGCTGCGCCGGCTGACCGAGTCCGGACATGACGTGCGGGTCGTACCGACCGAGTCCGCGCTGCATTTCGTCGGCGCCGCCACCTGGTCCGCGCTCTCGGGCCACCCGGTCTCGACCGAGGTGTGGGACGGCGTCCACGAGGTGCCGCACGTCCGCATCGGTCAGGAGGCCGACCTGGTCGTCGTGGCCCCGGCGACCGCCGACATGCTGGCCAAGGCGGCCCACGGCCTGGCCGACGACCTCCTCACGAACACCCTGCTCACCGCCCGCTGCCCGGTCGTCTTCGCCCCCGCCATGCACACCGAGATGTGGGAGCACCCGGCCACCCAGGAGAACGTGGCGACGCTGCGCCGCCGTGGCGCCCTCGTCATCGACCCCGCCGTGGGCCGGCTGACCGGCGTCGACACCGGCAAGGGGCGCCTGCCCGACCCCGTGGAGATCTTCGAGATCTGTCGCCGGGTGCTGGCCAGGGGCGTCACGCAACCGGACCTCGTCGGCCGTCACGTCGTCGTGAGCGCCGGCGGCACCCGCGAGCCCCTCGACCCGGTCCGCTTCCTCGGCAACCGCTCCTCGGGCAAGCAGGGATACGCCCTGGCGCGTACGGCCGCCGCGCGGGGCGCCCGGGTCACGCTGATCGAGGCGAACACCGGGCTGCCGGACCCGGCCGGTGTGGACATCGTCCGAGTCGGCACGGCGGTGCAGTTGCGCGAGGCGGTGCTCAAGGCCGCCCCGGACGCCGACGTCGTGGTGATGGCGGCCGCGGTGGCCGACTTCCGCCCGGAGAACTACGCCACCGGAAAGATCAAGAAGAGGGACGGCCAAGAACCCGAGCCGATCGTCCTGGTGCGAAATCCGGACATCCTCGCGGAGATATCGACCGACCGTTCCCACCCCGGCCAGGTGATCGTCGGCTTCGCCGCCGAGACCGACGACGTCCTCGCCAACGGCCGCGCCAAACTGCGACGCAAGGGCTGCGATCTTCTCGTGGTGAACGAGGTGGGGGAGCGCAAAACCTTCGGCTCCGAGGAGAACGAGGCCGTGGTGCTGGGAGCCGACGGGAGCGAGACCCTCGTACCGTACGGACCCAAGGAGGCGCTGGCCGAAACGGTGTGGGACCTGGTCGCGAGCCGACTCGGCTGA